One Vibrio sp. CDRSL-10 TSBA genomic region harbors:
- the holA gene encoding DNA polymerase III subunit delta — translation MRLYADKLADALQKSLLPVYLVFGNEPLLIQESRSAIEQQARSQGFEEKHRFQLDASLDWNEVYDCCQSMSLFSSRQLIELEIPEASLNAAAGKELAKLADSLNPDILLVIVGPKPTRAQENSAWFKALSAHGAVVNCLTPDISRLPQFVSARCRALGLQPDAEAVQMLAQWHEGNLFALAQSLEKLLLLYPDRQLTLVRLEESLSRHNHFTPFHWIDALLEGKANRAQRILRQQAAEGVEPIILMRTAQKELFQLLQMRQAMNSQPIGSLFDKYRIWQNKRPLYAAALQRLSVQHLQHLVRLLAQCEIVAKTQYEQSPWPLLHQLSLECCVPQANLPLPA, via the coding sequence ATGAGATTGTATGCTGACAAACTGGCAGACGCGCTGCAAAAGTCGCTGCTGCCGGTTTATCTGGTGTTTGGCAACGAGCCTTTGCTGATTCAGGAATCGCGCAGCGCGATTGAACAGCAGGCGCGCAGCCAGGGTTTTGAAGAAAAACACCGTTTTCAGCTTGATGCCAGCCTCGACTGGAACGAAGTGTATGACTGCTGCCAGTCAATGAGTCTGTTTTCCAGCCGCCAGTTGATCGAGCTGGAAATTCCCGAGGCGAGTCTGAATGCCGCCGCAGGTAAAGAACTCGCCAAACTGGCTGACAGCCTCAATCCGGATATTTTGCTGGTCATCGTCGGGCCGAAACCGACCCGGGCGCAGGAAAACAGTGCCTGGTTTAAAGCGCTGAGTGCGCACGGCGCGGTGGTCAACTGCCTGACGCCGGACATCAGCCGCCTGCCCCAGTTTGTCAGCGCGCGCTGCCGGGCGTTAGGTTTGCAGCCTGACGCCGAAGCGGTTCAGATGCTGGCACAGTGGCACGAAGGCAACCTGTTTGCCCTTGCCCAGAGCCTGGAGAAACTGCTCCTGCTTTACCCGGACCGCCAGCTCACTCTGGTGCGACTGGAAGAGTCGCTCAGCCGCCATAACCACTTTACGCCATTTCACTGGATTGATGCGCTGCTGGAAGGTAAAGCCAATCGTGCTCAGCGCATTTTGCGCCAGCAAGCGGCCGAAGGCGTGGAGCCGATTATCCTGATGCGAACGGCACAAAAAGAGCTGTTTCAGCTGCTGCAGATGCGCCAGGCGATGAACAGTCAGCCTATCGGCAGCCTGTTTGATAAATACCGTATCTGGCAAAACAAACGTCCGTTATACGCCGCCGCTCTGCAGCGCCTGTCAGTTCAGCATCTGCAACATCTGGTGCGCTTACTTGCCCAATGCGAAATTGTGGCAAAAACTCAATATGAGCAGTCACCCTGGCCGTTATTACACCAACTGAGCCTGGAGTGCTGTGTTCCGCAGGCAAACTTACCCTTGCCTGCCTGA
- a CDS encoding zinc ribbon-containing protein, translating to MPKQKTGYEALVEEVVETLKKSPEEVDHILDTSGKVVAAANDLTKDELALISAYIKSDLKEFADSYEEEKSSPFYLMITNSIWQGLLDITDRTKVEWVELFQDLEHQGLYKAGDMIGLGVLVCDSCGHRMEYNHPTEIVPCTRCGATAFSRQPLKP from the coding sequence ATGCCAAAACAAAAAACGGGTTACGAGGCTTTAGTTGAAGAGGTGGTCGAAACCCTCAAGAAGAGCCCTGAAGAAGTCGATCATATTCTGGACACTTCCGGCAAAGTTGTGGCCGCCGCCAATGACCTGACCAAAGATGAACTGGCGTTGATTTCCGCCTACATAAAGTCAGACCTCAAAGAGTTCGCAGACAGTTATGAAGAGGAAAAAAGCAGCCCGTTTTATCTGATGATCACCAACTCCATCTGGCAGGGGCTGCTGGATATTACCGATCGCACCAAAGTCGAGTGGGTAGAGCTGTTTCAGGATCTCGAACATCAGGGGTTGTATAAAGCCGGGGATATGATTGGACTGGGTGTGTTGGTGTGTGACAGCTGTGGCCACAGGATGGAGTACAATCACCCGACCGAAATTGTACCCTGCACCCGCTGCGGCGCGACCGCGTTCAGTCGTCAGCCGTTAAAACCTTAG
- the corC gene encoding CNNM family magnesium/cobalt transport protein CorC (CorC(YbeX) belongs to the Cyclin M Mg2+ Exporter (CNNM) family, and was characterized as belonging to a set of three proteins, at least one of which must be present for CorA to function.), with amino-acid sequence MNEDNSPYSSEGNKEKSDGPSRKSFFERLGQLFQGEPKDRQELVDVIRDSEVNDLIDHDTRDMLEGVMEIAEMRVRDIMIPRSQMVTVERTDNLDSLVALITDAQHSRYPVISEDKDHVEGILLAKDLLKYLGSNSSPFDIEEVIRPAVVVPESKRVDRLLKEFREERYHMSIVVDEFGGVSGLVTIEDILEEIVGDIEDETDDEEQLDIRKLSKHTYAVKALTTIEEFNNTFGTRFSDEEVDTVGGLVMTAFGHLPSRGEIVEIDRYNFKVTAADNRRVVQLQVTIPDMEALPEISEE; translated from the coding sequence ATGAACGAAGATAATTCGCCCTATTCTTCCGAAGGAAACAAAGAAAAATCGGACGGTCCGAGTAGAAAGTCCTTCTTTGAGCGCCTAGGTCAGTTATTTCAGGGAGAACCCAAGGATCGTCAGGAACTGGTTGACGTAATCCGCGACTCTGAAGTCAATGACCTGATTGACCATGACACCCGCGATATGCTGGAAGGGGTTATGGAAATTGCCGAAATGCGGGTTCGTGACATCATGATTCCCCGCTCACAAATGGTCACCGTCGAGCGTACCGATAACCTGGACTCGCTGGTCGCCTTGATTACCGATGCGCAGCATTCGCGTTATCCGGTCATCAGCGAAGACAAAGACCATGTGGAAGGCATTCTGCTTGCGAAGGACTTACTCAAATACTTAGGCTCGAACAGTTCCCCGTTTGACATCGAAGAAGTGATCCGCCCGGCGGTAGTGGTTCCTGAAAGCAAACGCGTCGATCGTCTGCTGAAAGAGTTCCGTGAGGAACGATATCATATGTCGATTGTCGTAGATGAGTTCGGGGGTGTTTCCGGCCTGGTGACCATTGAAGATATTCTGGAAGAAATCGTTGGCGATATCGAAGACGAAACCGACGATGAAGAGCAACTGGATATTCGTAAGCTCAGCAAACACACCTATGCGGTGAAGGCGCTGACCACCATCGAAGAATTCAACAATACCTTTGGTACCCGCTTCAGTGATGAAGAAGTGGATACGGTCGGCGGCCTGGTGATGACGGCCTTTGGCCACCTGCCAAGTCGTGGTGAAATCGTGGAAATCGATCGCTACAACTTCAAGGTAACGGCTGCTGATAATCGTCGCGTTGTTCAACTTCAGGTAACCATCCCCGATATGGAAGCTCTTCCGGAGATCAGCGAAGAGTAG
- the rlmH gene encoding 23S rRNA (pseudouridine(1915)-N(3))-methyltransferase RlmH, which yields MKIQLIAVGTKMPKWVEEGFQEYRRRFPHDMPLELVEISAGKRGKNADIARILQKEGEAMLAAVPKGNRIVTLDIPGKRWDTEQLAQQLESWKLDARDVSILIGGPEGLAPACKAAAEQSWSLSPLTLPHPLVRVVMAESLYRAWSITANHPYHRE from the coding sequence GTGAAGATTCAACTGATCGCCGTTGGCACCAAAATGCCCAAGTGGGTCGAAGAGGGTTTTCAGGAATACCGCCGCCGCTTCCCGCATGATATGCCACTGGAACTGGTGGAAATCAGCGCAGGTAAACGGGGCAAAAACGCCGACATTGCAAGAATTCTGCAAAAAGAAGGCGAAGCCATGCTGGCAGCCGTGCCAAAGGGAAACCGAATTGTTACTCTCGACATTCCCGGTAAGCGCTGGGACACCGAACAACTGGCGCAGCAGCTGGAAAGCTGGAAACTGGATGCCCGGGACGTATCAATCCTGATTGGTGGCCCGGAAGGTCTGGCGCCGGCATGTAAAGCCGCCGCAGAACAGAGCTGGTCATTATCACCGTTGACCCTGCCCCACCCGCTGGTACGGGTTGTGATGGCAGAAAGCCTGTACCGCGCCTGGAGTATTACAGCTAATCACCCTTATCACCGAGAATAG
- the crr gene encoding PTS glucose transporter subunit IIA, giving the protein MGLFDKLKKLVSDDSADAGAIEIIAPLSGEIVNIEDVPDVVFAEKIVGDGIAIKPTGNKMVAPVNGTIGKIFETNHAFSIESDDGVELFVHFGIDTVELKGEGFKRIAEEGQSVKVGDTIIEFDLALLEEKAKSTLTPVVISNMDEIKELAKLSGSVNVGETAVLRVTK; this is encoded by the coding sequence ATGGGTCTGTTTGACAAACTTAAGAAGCTAGTCTCTGACGACAGCGCTGACGCGGGTGCAATTGAAATCATCGCACCTCTTTCTGGTGAAATTGTAAACATCGAAGACGTGCCAGATGTCGTGTTTGCTGAAAAAATCGTTGGTGACGGTATCGCTATCAAGCCTACTGGCAACAAGATGGTAGCTCCTGTTAACGGTACTATCGGTAAGATTTTCGAAACTAACCACGCATTCTCTATCGAGTCTGACGATGGCGTTGAACTGTTTGTTCACTTCGGTATCGACACCGTTGAGCTGAAAGGCGAAGGCTTCAAACGTATCGCTGAAGAAGGTCAGTCTGTGAAAGTGGGCGACACTATCATTGAATTCGATCTGGCTCTGCTGGAAGAGAAAGCGAAATCAACTCTGACTCCTGTTGTTATCTCTAACATGGACGAGATCAAAGAGCTGGCTAAACTGTCTGGTTCAGTAAATGTTGGTGAAACTGCTGTACTGCGTGTAACTAAGTAA
- the rsfS gene encoding ribosome silencing factor — MKKLKDFLADKADDMKAVDIITLDVIGKSSVTDYLIICTGTSKRHVASIAEHVASEAKKAGVEPLGIDGENEGEWVVVDMGSTMLHVMQEQQREMYQLEKLWS; from the coding sequence GTGAAGAAACTCAAAGACTTTCTTGCCGACAAAGCCGACGACATGAAAGCGGTCGACATTATTACCCTGGATGTCATCGGTAAATCCAGCGTCACCGATTACCTGATCATCTGTACCGGGACGTCGAAAAGACACGTTGCGTCCATTGCTGAGCATGTAGCCAGCGAAGCCAAAAAAGCCGGCGTTGAGCCGCTGGGCATCGATGGCGAGAATGAAGGCGAATGGGTCGTGGTCGATATGGGATCAACAATGCTGCACGTGATGCAGGAACAACAACGCGAGATGTACCAACTGGAAAAACTCTGGAGCTAA
- the miaB gene encoding tRNA (N6-isopentenyl adenosine(37)-C2)-methylthiotransferase MiaB — MSKKLLIKTWGCQMNEYDSSKMADLLNAANGYELTEEPEEADVLLLNTCSIREKAQEKVFHQLGRWKTLKDKKPGVVIGVGGCVATQEGDHIRDRAPFVDVIFGPQTLHRLPEMIKQSQSDDAPVMDISFPEIEKFDRLPEPRAEGPTAFVSIMEGCSKYCTYCVVPYTRGEEVSRPMDDVLYEIAQLAEQGVREVNLLGQNVNAYRGPMHDGEICSFAELLRLVASIDGIDRIRFTTSHPLEFTDDIIAVYEDTPELVSFLHLPVQSGSDRILTMMKRPHTGIEYKSIIRKLRKARPDIQISSDFIVAFPGESDKDFQDTMKLIRDVDFDMSFSFIFSPRPGTPAADYPCDLTEETKKARLYELQQQINSQAMRYSRLMMGTQQRILVEGPSKKNLMELRGRTENNRVVNFEGPAELIGQFVDVNIVDVFPNSLRGELVRTEKEMNLRVVTSPSEMMAKTRREDELGVATFTP; from the coding sequence ATGAGTAAAAAACTGCTAATCAAAACCTGGGGCTGCCAGATGAATGAGTACGATTCATCAAAAATGGCCGACCTGCTTAACGCTGCGAACGGCTATGAGCTAACTGAAGAGCCAGAGGAAGCAGACGTACTTCTACTTAATACCTGTTCGATTCGCGAAAAAGCGCAAGAGAAAGTATTCCACCAGCTGGGCCGCTGGAAAACACTGAAAGACAAAAAGCCAGGCGTCGTGATTGGCGTGGGTGGTTGTGTCGCGACTCAGGAAGGCGATCATATCCGTGACCGCGCACCGTTTGTCGATGTTATTTTTGGCCCGCAAACTCTGCACCGCCTGCCAGAGATGATCAAACAATCTCAGTCAGATGATGCGCCGGTAATGGATATCTCCTTCCCGGAAATCGAAAAATTCGACCGTCTGCCAGAGCCGCGTGCTGAAGGCCCGACCGCGTTCGTTTCTATTATGGAAGGCTGTTCTAAGTACTGTACTTACTGTGTGGTACCTTACACCCGTGGTGAAGAAGTCAGCCGCCCGATGGATGACGTGCTGTATGAAATCGCGCAACTGGCAGAGCAAGGCGTGCGTGAAGTCAACCTGCTGGGTCAGAACGTAAACGCTTACCGCGGCCCGATGCATGACGGTGAAATCTGTTCATTTGCCGAACTGCTGCGTCTGGTTGCGTCGATCGATGGTATTGACCGTATTCGTTTCACCACCAGCCACCCGCTGGAGTTCACTGACGACATCATCGCAGTATACGAAGACACCCCAGAGCTGGTGAGCTTCCTGCACCTGCCGGTACAGAGTGGTAGTGACCGCATCCTGACCATGATGAAACGTCCGCACACCGGTATCGAATACAAGTCAATAATCCGTAAGCTGCGTAAAGCGCGCCCGGATATCCAGATCAGTTCTGACTTTATCGTCGCTTTCCCTGGCGAGTCTGACAAAGACTTCCAGGACACCATGAAACTGATCCGCGATGTCGACTTTGATATGAGCTTCAGCTTTATCTTCTCGCCTCGCCCGGGTACACCGGCAGCGGATTACCCTTGTGATCTGACTGAAGAGACCAAGAAAGCACGTCTGTACGAGCTGCAACAGCAGATCAACAGCCAGGCCATGCGTTACTCACGCCTGATGATGGGTACCCAGCAACGTATTCTGGTTGAAGGTCCGTCGAAGAAAAACCTGATGGAACTTCGTGGTCGTACCGAAAACAACCGTGTAGTAAACTTCGAAGGACCGGCTGAGCTGATTGGCCAGTTTGTCGATGTAAACATTGTTGATGTGTTCCCGAACTCTTTACGCGGTGAACTCGTAAGAACAGAAAAAGAGATGAACTTGCGTGTCGTGACTTCTCCGTCAGAAATGATGGCGAAAACACGCCGTGAAGATGAGCTGGGAGTAGCTACGTTTACTCCTTAA
- the lnt gene encoding apolipoprotein N-acyltransferase → MTNTIHRLMRPLAAAFVGALTTLAFAPYQLWPVAILSPLLLLLLLHKQSAKGAALIGYCWGLGQFGIGINWVHISIDTFGGMPKIASVSLMLLLVGYLAIYPALFAWALNRFFPASGRGRLLLAAPALWLVCDWLRGWVMTGFPWLWLGYSQIDSPLANYAPLGGVELLTLMVMVSAGALALTLLSKNKTLLLIPAVIFAAGYGLNAARWVKPDTDKTTKIALIQGNIPQARKWLPSERWPTIMKYTDLTRENWDADIIIWPEAAVPAFEFELTSYLHNLDAAARLNHSTIITGILNQTDDKQYYNSVLALGDTTQGEYQYDVSQRFHKHHLLPFGEFVPFEDLLRPLAPFFNLPMSSFTAGDYIQPNIIASGHALTPALCYEIIFNEQVRANTTDDTDFLLTLSNDAWFGRSIGPLQHMEIARMRALELGKPLIRATNNGVTAVTDYRGQITAQIPQFETGVLRAELVPTRGQTPYHALGSWPLYVWTALAVLAGLLLQRRRNQPDADS, encoded by the coding sequence ATGACGAATACAATTCATCGCCTTATGCGGCCGCTTGCGGCCGCTTTTGTTGGCGCCCTCACTACCCTGGCTTTCGCTCCCTATCAACTCTGGCCTGTGGCCATTCTCAGCCCGTTGCTGCTGTTATTACTGCTCCATAAACAATCCGCCAAAGGCGCTGCGCTGATTGGCTATTGCTGGGGTCTGGGACAGTTTGGTATCGGTATTAACTGGGTTCATATCAGCATTGATACCTTTGGTGGTATGCCCAAAATCGCCAGTGTGTCCCTGATGCTGCTGCTGGTCGGTTATCTGGCTATCTATCCGGCCCTGTTCGCCTGGGCGCTCAATCGCTTTTTCCCGGCCTCTGGTCGTGGCCGCTTATTACTTGCCGCTCCCGCGCTCTGGCTGGTCTGTGACTGGTTACGCGGCTGGGTAATGACAGGTTTTCCGTGGTTGTGGCTTGGTTACAGCCAGATAGACAGTCCGCTGGCCAATTACGCTCCGCTCGGCGGGGTAGAACTGCTGACGCTGATGGTGATGGTCTCCGCTGGCGCACTCGCCCTGACGCTACTGAGTAAAAATAAAACTCTGCTGCTGATCCCGGCGGTTATCTTTGCTGCCGGCTACGGGCTCAATGCCGCGCGCTGGGTCAAACCGGACACGGACAAAACCACTAAGATAGCCTTGATTCAGGGCAACATACCTCAGGCACGTAAATGGCTGCCAAGCGAACGCTGGCCAACCATTATGAAGTACACCGACCTGACCCGTGAAAACTGGGATGCGGACATTATTATCTGGCCGGAAGCCGCCGTGCCGGCCTTCGAGTTTGAGCTGACTTCCTACCTGCACAACCTTGATGCGGCAGCGCGCCTCAACCACAGTACGATTATCACCGGCATTCTTAACCAGACCGATGACAAGCAGTATTACAACAGCGTTCTGGCACTGGGCGATACTACGCAAGGCGAATATCAGTACGATGTGTCACAGCGTTTCCATAAACATCACCTGTTGCCATTTGGTGAGTTTGTGCCGTTTGAAGATCTGCTGCGTCCGCTGGCACCGTTCTTCAACCTGCCGATGTCTTCATTTACTGCGGGTGATTATATCCAGCCGAATATTATCGCCAGTGGCCACGCCCTGACGCCGGCACTGTGTTACGAAATCATCTTCAATGAGCAAGTGCGTGCCAACACCACCGACGACACCGACTTCCTGCTGACCCTGTCCAACGATGCCTGGTTTGGCCGCTCGATTGGCCCGTTACAACATATGGAAATTGCCCGTATGCGCGCGCTGGAGCTGGGTAAACCGCTGATTCGTGCCACCAATAACGGCGTGACTGCTGTCACTGACTACCGTGGTCAAATCACCGCACAAATCCCGCAGTTTGAGACCGGGGTGCTGCGTGCTGAACTGGTGCCGACCCGTGGCCAGACGCCATACCACGCTCTGGGCAGTTGGCCGCTGTATGTGTGGACCGCCCTGGCTGTACTGGCCGGTCTGCTGCTGCAGCGCCGCCGCAACCAGCCTGACGCTGATAGCTGA
- the ybeY gene encoding rRNA maturation RNase YbeY, producing MSIELDLQLAVEDETGLPSSDDFATWLRAAVTPFQPQAEVTVRIVDEQESHQLNFEYRGKDKSTNVLSFPFEVPPGIEMDLLGDLVICRQVVEREAEEQNKPLLAHWAHMVVHGSLHLLGYDHIEDDEAEEMESLETEIMQKMGFEDPYLADKI from the coding sequence ATGAGTATTGAACTTGATTTGCAACTGGCCGTCGAGGATGAAACCGGGCTGCCGTCGAGTGACGATTTTGCCACCTGGCTGAGAGCAGCCGTCACTCCGTTTCAGCCTCAGGCTGAAGTGACGGTGCGCATCGTCGATGAGCAAGAGAGTCACCAGCTTAATTTCGAATACCGCGGCAAAGATAAGTCAACCAACGTGCTGTCTTTTCCGTTCGAAGTGCCGCCCGGTATCGAAATGGATTTGCTCGGTGATCTGGTGATTTGTCGCCAGGTCGTTGAACGCGAAGCAGAAGAGCAAAATAAGCCTCTGCTAGCACACTGGGCCCATATGGTTGTACATGGCAGTCTTCATCTGCTAGGTTATGACCATATCGAGGATGACGAAGCTGAAGAGATGGAGTCCCTCGAAACAGAAATCATGCAGAAAATGGGGTTTGAAGACCCATATCTGGCCGATAAAATCTAG
- a CDS encoding HPr family phosphocarrier protein: MYEKQVEITAENGLHTRPAAQFVKEAKAFDADITVTSNGKSASAKSLFKLQTLGLVKGTVVTISAEGAQAQQAVDHLVALMDQLH; the protein is encoded by the coding sequence ATGTACGAGAAGCAAGTAGAAATCACTGCAGAAAACGGTCTTCACACTCGTCCGGCTGCTCAGTTCGTAAAAGAAGCTAAAGCATTCGACGCGGACATCACTGTGACTTCTAACGGTAAAAGCGCTAGCGCGAAAAGCCTGTTCAAACTGCAGACTCTGGGTCTGGTTAAAGGCACTGTAGTGACTATCTCTGCAGAAGGTGCACAAGCTCAACAAGCTGTTGACCACCTGGTTGCTCTGATGGATCAACTACACTAA
- a CDS encoding PhoH family protein, which produces MSNKIVTLEIDLEPSDNRRLASLCGPFDDNIKHLERRLGVEINHRSNYFTIVGKAHTATAALDILQTLYVDTAPVRGQIADIEPDQIHLAIKESGVLEQSTESELVPHGKEVFVKTKKGIIKPRTPNQAQYLVNMVTHDISFGIGPAGTGKTYLAVAAAVDALERQEIRRILLTRPAVEAGEKLGFLPGDLSQKVDPYLRPLYDALFEMLGFERVEKLIERNVIEVAPLAYMRGRTLNDAFIILDESQNTTVEQMKMFLTRIGFNSRAVITGDVTQIDLPRGAKSGLRHAIEVLSEVEEISFNFFLADDVVRHPVVARIVNAYEKWEAQDQKERKEYEKRRREERESKLLEQQKAELTSSGALEESGES; this is translated from the coding sequence TTGAGCAATAAAATCGTTACTTTAGAGATAGATCTCGAACCTTCCGATAACCGCCGTCTTGCCAGTCTGTGCGGCCCTTTCGATGACAACATCAAGCATTTAGAACGTCGTTTAGGCGTTGAAATTAACCACCGTAGTAACTATTTCACCATTGTTGGTAAAGCGCATACTGCGACTGCCGCGCTCGACATTCTGCAAACTCTGTATGTCGACACAGCGCCGGTACGCGGTCAGATTGCCGACATTGAACCGGATCAGATCCATCTGGCGATCAAAGAGTCCGGTGTTCTGGAACAGAGCACCGAATCGGAGCTGGTTCCGCACGGCAAAGAAGTATTTGTCAAAACCAAAAAAGGCATTATCAAACCACGTACGCCGAATCAGGCTCAGTACCTGGTCAACATGGTGACCCACGATATCAGTTTTGGTATTGGTCCGGCCGGTACCGGTAAAACCTACCTGGCGGTTGCAGCTGCGGTTGATGCCCTCGAGCGTCAGGAAATCCGTCGTATTCTGCTGACTCGTCCGGCGGTTGAAGCGGGTGAAAAGCTGGGCTTTCTGCCCGGTGACCTGAGTCAGAAAGTCGACCCTTACCTGCGTCCGCTCTACGATGCGCTGTTTGAGATGCTCGGCTTTGAACGGGTTGAAAAACTGATTGAACGTAACGTAATTGAAGTGGCTCCGCTGGCTTACATGCGCGGCCGTACCCTGAACGATGCGTTTATCATTCTCGACGAAAGTCAGAACACCACTGTCGAACAGATGAAAATGTTCCTGACCCGGATCGGCTTTAACTCGCGCGCCGTCATCACAGGTGACGTGACCCAGATCGACCTGCCACGCGGTGCTAAATCGGGCCTGCGCCATGCGATCGAAGTACTGAGCGAAGTCGAGGAAATCAGCTTCAACTTCTTCCTCGCCGATGACGTGGTGCGTCACCCGGTAGTAGCGCGTATCGTCAACGCTTATGAGAAATGGGAAGCCCAGGATCAGAAAGAGCGTAAAGAGTACGAGAAACGCCGTCGTGAAGAGCGTGAGTCTAAACTGCTTGAGCAGCAGAAAGCTGAGCTGACAAGCTCAGGCGCACTGGAAGAGTCTGGTGAGTCATGA
- the ptsI gene encoding phosphoenolpyruvate-protein phosphotransferase PtsI, with amino-acid sequence MISGILASPGIAIGKALLLQEDEIVLNTNTISDAQVEAEVARFYDARNKSSAQLEVIKQKALETFGEEKEAIFEGHIMLLEDEELEEEILALIKDEKLTADNAIHTVIEEQAAALESLDDEYLKERATDIRDIGTRFVKNALGINIVSLSDINEEVILVAYDLTPSETAQINLDYVLGFACDIGGRTSHTSIMARSLELPAIVGTNDITAQVKNGDMLILDAMNNKIVVNPSDAELEEAKAVKAAFLAEKEELAKLKDLHAETTDGHRVEVCGNIGTVKDCDGIIRNGGEGVGLYRTEFLFMDRDALPTEEEQYKAYKEVAEAMAGQAVIIRTMDIGGDKDLPYMDLPKEMNPFLGWRAVRISLDRRDILRDQLRGILRASAHGTLRIMFPMIISVEEIRELKAAIEEYKAELRAEGHAFDENIEIGVMVETPAAAAIAPHLAKEVSFFSIGTNDLTQYTLAVDRGNEMISHLYNPLSPAVLTVIKQVIDASHAEGKWTGMCGELAGDERATLLLLGMGLDEFSMSGISIPKVKKVIRNTNFAEVKAMAEEALSLPTAAEIEACVEKFIAKNSQ; translated from the coding sequence ATGATTTCAGGCATCCTAGCATCTCCAGGTATTGCTATTGGTAAAGCACTACTACTTCAAGAAGATGAAATTGTCCTAAATACAAACACCATTTCTGACGCTCAAGTTGAAGCTGAAGTTGCGCGTTTCTACGACGCACGTAACAAATCTTCTGCACAGCTTGAAGTTATCAAACAAAAAGCCCTTGAGACTTTTGGTGAAGAAAAAGAAGCCATCTTTGAAGGCCATATCATGCTGCTTGAAGATGAAGAGCTAGAAGAAGAAATTTTAGCCCTCATCAAAGACGAAAAGCTGACAGCAGACAACGCGATTCACACTGTGATTGAAGAGCAGGCAGCTGCGCTTGAGTCACTGGATGACGAATACCTAAAAGAACGTGCTACAGATATCCGCGATATCGGTACACGCTTCGTGAAAAACGCCCTGGGCATCAACATTGTATCGCTGAGCGACATCAATGAAGAAGTGATCCTGGTGGCTTACGACCTGACTCCGTCAGAAACTGCACAAATCAACCTGGACTACGTTCTGGGCTTTGCATGTGACATCGGTGGTCGTACTTCTCACACCTCTATCATGGCTCGTTCTCTGGAACTGCCAGCGATCGTAGGTACTAACGACATTACCGCTCAGGTGAAAAACGGCGACATGCTGATCCTGGATGCGATGAACAACAAGATTGTCGTAAACCCAAGCGACGCTGAGCTGGAAGAAGCGAAAGCAGTAAAAGCAGCATTCCTGGCTGAAAAAGAAGAGCTGGCGAAACTGAAAGACCTGCACGCAGAAACCACAGACGGCCACCGCGTAGAAGTATGCGGTAACATCGGTACAGTAAAAGACTGTGACGGCATCATCCGCAACGGCGGTGAAGGCGTTGGTCTGTACCGTACAGAATTCCTGTTCATGGACCGTGACGCACTGCCAACTGAAGAAGAGCAATACAAAGCTTACAAAGAAGTGGCAGAAGCGATGGCTGGTCAGGCTGTGATTATCCGTACTATGGATATCGGCGGCGACAAAGACCTGCCATACATGGATCTGCCAAAAGAGATGAACCCGTTCCTGGGCTGGCGTGCAGTACGTATCAGTCTAGACCGTCGCGACATCCTGCGTGATCAGCTGCGTGGTATCCTGCGTGCATCAGCACACGGTACTCTGCGCATCATGTTCCCGATGATCATCTCAGTTGAAGAAATCCGTGAACTGAAAGCAGCGATTGAAGAATACAAAGCTGAACTGCGTGCTGAAGGCCATGCATTCGACGAAAACATCGAAATCGGTGTGATGGTTGAAACGCCGGCAGCAGCGGCAATTGCCCCTCACCTGGCAAAAGAAGTGTCTTTCTTCTCTATCGGTACCAACGACCTGACCCAGTACACACTGGCGGTAGACCGTGGTAACGAAATGATTTCTCACCTGTACAACCCGCTGTCTCCGGCTGTTCTGACTGTGATCAAGCAAGTAATTGATGCATCACACGCAGAAGGCAAATGGACCGGTATGTGTGGTGAACTGGCAGGTGATGAGCGCGCTACACTCCTTCTGTTGGGTATGGGTCTGGATGAGTTCTCAATGAGCGGCATCTCTATTCCTAAAGTGAAGAAAGTGATCCGTAACACCAACTTCGCTGAAGTGAAAGCAATGGCAGAAGAAGCACTGTCTCTGCCAACTGCAGCAGAAATCGAAGCTTGCGTTGAAAAATTCATCGCGAAAAACTCTCAATAA